CCGGCGGATATCCCTCAATGGCAGGCAAAATCTCCTGTTTTTGATTTACAGACACCAAAGAACTCAAAAGCCCCTGCGTATAGGGGTGTTTAGGATTAGAAAACAAATCCGACACGTTTGCTTTTTCTACACAATAACCACCGTATAAAACCAGCACTTCATCAGCCACGTCTGCCACAATGGCTAAGTTATGCGTAATAAAAATCGCCGCCATGTGATTTTGTATTTGTAAATCTTTAATAAGTTTTAAAATTTGTGCTTGAATGGTGACATCTAAAGCAGTGGTAGGTTCATCGGCAATTAAAATATCCGGACGCAGACACAATGCCATCGCTATCATAATGCGCTGGCGTTGCCCGCCGGAAAACTGAAAAGGATATTCCTTCATTCTTTCACGAGCATTGACAATGCCCACTTTTTTTAACAAACGCTCAGCCGTTGCTTTGGCCCGCAAACTTGTGCAAGATGTATGTGCTAAAATAGTTTCTGTTAATTGGTCTCCCACCGTACGGATAGGGTTTAAACTGGTCATCGGGTCTTGAAAAATCATAGAGATTTTAGCCCCGCGTAATTTGCGCAATTGCTCAGAAGAAAGCGTCAGAATGTCTTTATTTTTAAAGTAAATATGGCCGGAAGTTATTTCTCCTCCCGTCGGCAGGAGGTTTAAAAGAGATAGCG
Above is a window of Elusimicrobiaceae bacterium DNA encoding:
- a CDS encoding ABC transporter ATP-binding protein, translating into MNEREETVLKVQDLKVAFRTELGTAEVLHGIDYQLKKGKVLAVVGESGCGKTVHALSLLNLLPTGGEITSGHIYFKNKDILTLSSEQLRKLRGAKISMIFQDPMTSLNPIRTVGDQLTETILAHTSCTSLRAKATAERLLKKVGIVNARERMKEYPFQFSGGQRQRIMIAMALCLRPDILIADEPTTALDVTIQAQILKLIKDLQIQNHMAAIFITHNLAIVADVADEVLVLYGGYCVEKANVSDLFSNPKHPYTQGLLSSLVSVNQKQEILPAIEGYPPVAGMVLKGCPFAPRCPKACAKCQESLPPIFKQNEHEVRCWLWEEKA